DNA from Nocardioides yefusunii:
CTCGAGCCCGCGGCCCCAGGCCGAGGCGATGCCGACGACGAAGGCGGCGAACAGGACCGCGGACAGGAGGGCGTTGGCCCGGACCAGGACACCGAGGACCAACATCAGGCCGACGGCCACCTCCAGCACCGGCAGCGCACTGCCGACCACGGGCACGACGGCCTCGGGCAGGAGTTCGTAGGCACGGACCGCACGGACGCTCCCGTCGAGGTCGCCGAGCTTGGCGCCTCCGGCCACGAGCCACACGCCCCCGGTCACCAGACGGAGGGCGGTTCCGATCCAGGGCGTCGCTCCCCGGGACGCTCGGGTGTCCACGTCTTCAACCCTAGTTGACGTGGCCTTACGCCTGAAAAGGAGGCCTGACCTCCAGTTCTGCGTTGCGACGGCCACCCGGGAGTAGGGTTGGTGCACGTGAATGACCGTCTGGTGTGGATCGACTGTGAGATGACCGGCCTCGACCTCGTGAACGACGCGCTCGTCGAGGTGGCTGCGTTGGTGACCGACTACGAGTTGAACGTGCTCGGAGAGGGCGTCGACATCGTCATCAAGCCCCCGGCCGCCGCGCTGGAGCAGATGGACGACTTCGTCCGGAACATGCACACCACCTCGGGCCTGATCACCGAGTTCGACGGCGGCACGACGCTGGCCGACGCCGAGGCACGCGTGCTGGCGTACATCAAGGAGCAGTGCGGCGAGAACGCGCGCCCCGTCCTGGCCGGCAACACCGTCGGTACCGACCGCTCGTTCCTGGCCCGCGACATGCCCGAGCTCGAGGGATACCTGCACTACCGCAACGTCGACGTCTCCTCGATCAAGGAGCTGTCGAAGCGTTGGTACCCGCGTGCCTACTTCGCCGCGGCAGAGAAGCGTGGCAACCACCGCGCCCTGGCCGACATCCAGGAGTCGATCGAGGAGCTGCGCTACTACCGCGAGGCCGTCTTCGTCGCCCAGCCCGGCCCCGACTCCGAGACCGCGCGCGGCATCGCCGCGAAGCACGCCGGATCCATCACCGGCCTCTGGGACGAGCCGGCCGAGGCCACCGACAACCCCGCTGAGCAGGCCTGACGCCTCTCGCCCATCGATCGGGCCGGGCCCACGGAACACTCCGTGGACCCGGCCCGATCTGCATGTCGAGACCCCCGATTAAGCACTTGGAGCGAAGTCCTCTATAGTTCTTCTTGGTTACGGCACTGCCGGACAAAACCATGGTGGGTATAGCTCAGCTGGTAGAGCACCGCGTTGTGGTCGCGGTTGTCGCGGGTTCGAGCCCCGTTACTCACCCCAACACGAAGAACCCCGGTCCTCACGGATCGGGGTTCTTCGCATTTCTGCCTCGGGACGCGGTGAGCCGCCGAACTCTCAGGTCACGGACGGCTCAGGTCACGGAACGTTGGTGCCGCGCGACGGCGCGGTCCTGCTCGGGGACCGGCACGCGTCCTTCCAACGGGAGCCTGACCCGGAACGTCGAGCCCTCGCCCGGCTCCGAGGAGACCTCGATCCGACCACCATGGGCCCGAACGAGGGCCTGGGCCACCGAGAGACCGAGCCCACTTCCCTGGATCGCACGCTCACGCGCAGCGGCTGCCCGGTAGAAGCGATCGAAGACCCGGGGCTGCTCCGAGGCCGGGATCCCGATGCCGGAATCGCTGACGGTGACGACGGCCTGCTGCCCCTCGCAGTGCAGCGACAGGAGCACCTCGCCGCTGCGCTCGGTGAACTTCGCAGCGTTGCCGAGGAGGTTGTCCAGGACACGAGCGAGCCGGTCGGCGTCGCCCTGCACCCGGACCGCCCGGGCCGGCACCTCGCACACCAACCGGACGCCGGCCGCCGCGAAGACCGAGAGATTGCTCTCCCGGGCCCCACGCACGACCTCGCGCAGGTCGAGGGAGGAGTGCACGACCTCGACGAACTCGTCCTGGATCCGGTTGAGCATCAGGAGGTCGTCGATCAGCGAGAGCAGGCGGGTGCTGTTGCCCCGGACTCGCCGCAAGGCACGGACCTGCGCCGGTTCAAGGTCGCCGAAACCGCCGTCCTCCAGCACTTCGAGGTAGCCCAGGATGCTGGTGATCGGGGTGCGGAGTTCGTGGCTGACACCGGAGATCAGGGCATCCTTGACCTGGTCGACCTCCTTGAGGTTCTCGTTGGCCACCTGCTCAGCGGCCAACGCCTCTTCCAGAGCCCGCTGACGCTTGACGCGGTCCGTGACGTCCTCGCCGGTGGCGACGAACCCGGCGACCTCTCCGTCGTCGTCGTGGATGCGCGACATCGCGAACTGCAACGTGAGCACCTCGCCGTCCTTGCGCAGGAACTCGACGTCGGTGTTGGAGATCGTGCGGGCAGCCAACTTGGCCGCGACGTCACCGAACGAGGCCCGGCTGCCGAGGCGACGGGAGAGCCGTTCCACCTCAGCCTGCGTGAAGAAGATGCTGGGCGAGAGACCCAGCACCTCGCGCTGGGTGTACCCGAGCATCTTCTCGGCACCGGGATTGAAGAGGTCGATGCGTCCCTCGGCGTCGGTGCCGATGATGGCGACGCCCGACGCACTCCGCACCAGCTGACGCACACGGGCCTGCTCGGACTTGGCTCGCCAGGCCTGACGGCGCTGGATCCCGACGGCGAGAGAGAACGGGATGACCGTCAGGGCGTAGGCGCACACGAAGACGCCGTAGGCGATCACGGCCAGCTCGTTGTGCACGTCCGAGGCGAGCGGGTTCGTGGCGAACGGCCCCAGCCCACGCGAGGTCATGGCGTGGGTGAGGGTGGTCACCACCAGGACCTGGACGATCGTCTCCCGCATCGGGGCGCGCAGGGCCGCCCATCCCATCACCGGGATGAGGCAGAAGACGAGGGAGAAGTCGGCCTCGATCGGCAGGAAGCAGGCCACGGTGAGGACGATCATCAGCGTCCACTGGAGGATGCGCTCCCCCGAGCCCGCGACGCTGGGGAAACGCGCGCGCCCCATGAAGTGCGGCATCACGGTCAGATAGGTGGCCAGATGGCACACCATCGTGCCGAAACCTGCCAACCACCACGGTGCGTACCCGGTGCACAGGGCAGTGACGACAGCTCCCGACGCCCCCGCGAACGCACCCAAGAAGCCGGCTCCGACGAAGTAGCCCAGGTCGTCGTCGCTGAGCAGGGCTGCGGGGCGCCGACCGCGGTCGGTGAGCACCTCGGTCGCCACCCAGACACCGAGGGCAGCACTGATGCCCAGCCCGAGCGAGACTCCCCACGTGCGATCGAAGACGGCGTAGACGGCCGCCACACCGGCGGCGACCGGAACGACGAGCATCGGCCGCGTGGAGCGCGGGAGCAACAACCAGGTGCCCGCGACCAGTCCCACGGGGAGCGCCTCGGGAACCGTCACCGCAGCTGGCTGGATGCCGACGCAGTACAGCGAGGCGACGACGACGAACAGGGTCAGCGCGAGCGCTGCCCACCCTCGGCCCATGACCACCTCGTCCCCCTCCCCTCGAGCGCGCAGGCTTCCACTTCTGCCGACCCTAACGGTGTGCCGCGCGGCGGCGCCCCGTTTCTGTCCGCTTCCGGACACCAGCGAGCGGACATGACCCGAACAGGCCAGATGACCTGCACCGTTCGGTCTCCGCTCCGGCGGGGAGGCCCCACGCAGCGCCCCGAATTGTGCCTCCGAAGATCTCGGTGCTAACGTTCTACGTGTTGCAGGGCAAACCGCAAGGTTCGCAGAGCCTCAGGTTCATGCAACGGGCGCCATTAGCTCAATTGGCAGAGCAGCTGACTCTTAATCAGCGGGTTCGCGGTTCGAGTCCGTGATGGCGTACAGAGCAAGGCCCGGTCGATGGAAAACATCGACCGGGCCTTCTTCGTTCTCCGGCCACTTCTGCCGGGATCAGCCGCGACCCGCGCGCGCCAGCGATCCCCCACCCCCACGGTGCCACCGGCTCCCACCTGGTCCAGGAGCAGGCCCGATCGCTCGATTTC
Protein-coding regions in this window:
- a CDS encoding DoxX family protein, coding for MDTRASRGATPWIGTALRLVTGGVWLVAGGAKLGDLDGSVRAVRAYELLPEAVVPVVGSALPVLEVAVGLMLVLGVLVRANALLSAVLFAAFVVGIASAWGRGLEIDCGCFGGGGVEEGASSKYPWEIARDLALLAMSIWLVARPRTRLALDTLLFRSHEWNTDADTERNDDGEEHPHLTR
- the orn gene encoding oligoribonuclease, producing MNDRLVWIDCEMTGLDLVNDALVEVAALVTDYELNVLGEGVDIVIKPPAAALEQMDDFVRNMHTTSGLITEFDGGTTLADAEARVLAYIKEQCGENARPVLAGNTVGTDRSFLARDMPELEGYLHYRNVDVSSIKELSKRWYPRAYFAAAEKRGNHRALADIQESIEELRYYREAVFVAQPGPDSETARGIAAKHAGSITGLWDEPAEATDNPAEQA
- a CDS encoding ATP-binding protein — protein: MGRGWAALALTLFVVVASLYCVGIQPAAVTVPEALPVGLVAGTWLLLPRSTRPMLVVPVAAGVAAVYAVFDRTWGVSLGLGISAALGVWVATEVLTDRGRRPAALLSDDDLGYFVGAGFLGAFAGASGAVVTALCTGYAPWWLAGFGTMVCHLATYLTVMPHFMGRARFPSVAGSGERILQWTLMIVLTVACFLPIEADFSLVFCLIPVMGWAALRAPMRETIVQVLVVTTLTHAMTSRGLGPFATNPLASDVHNELAVIAYGVFVCAYALTVIPFSLAVGIQRRQAWRAKSEQARVRQLVRSASGVAIIGTDAEGRIDLFNPGAEKMLGYTQREVLGLSPSIFFTQAEVERLSRRLGSRASFGDVAAKLAARTISNTDVEFLRKDGEVLTLQFAMSRIHDDDGEVAGFVATGEDVTDRVKRQRALEEALAAEQVANENLKEVDQVKDALISGVSHELRTPITSILGYLEVLEDGGFGDLEPAQVRALRRVRGNSTRLLSLIDDLLMLNRIQDEFVEVVHSSLDLREVVRGARESNLSVFAAAGVRLVCEVPARAVRVQGDADRLARVLDNLLGNAAKFTERSGEVLLSLHCEGQQAVVTVSDSGIGIPASEQPRVFDRFYRAAAARERAIQGSGLGLSVAQALVRAHGGRIEVSSEPGEGSTFRVRLPLEGRVPVPEQDRAVARHQRSVT